One window of the Pristis pectinata isolate sPriPec2 chromosome 13, sPriPec2.1.pri, whole genome shotgun sequence genome contains the following:
- the LOC127577340 gene encoding putative phosphoenolpyruvate synthase isoform X1 yields the protein MDHFGSIDQLFPFAPTLHMNFCGHLFFNLLFIYKGKEMNFCGGKKELDLSLQGSIIKEITMEEVTSIFGKTPWWEKIKNTIMHLKFIQCQRSSEVSFIKKLETYQISPASTAKGFYINIDRELPEFYKAWVTSLILTTESATWSHIVMNIFKQGKFTLTPKMSSDIAALFSSCPNILSADIPNFLEAISKQIKVQGEAEEFLKMDAQTAASWLLSQQSGESGKKFQSFLQKHGYRCLREAELYVKCWEAEPTKLIPVIKATLRNNNPDTKKADKISEEAIASIKSSLSKFQRFILHFALPSARKGIIHREFGKAGAIKMTDIFRRAYWKLATLMVQEGFLPDEDLIFFLTHMEIGKLLLHRSPALISRAQRRRRLLEKQMLLKFKELNNGKPVPIDNSSKATENTTTGLKLTGMIVSQGIVKGTARVVETSLELDCIQQGDILITTYTDIGWSPYFPLIEGLITEMGGMISHGAVVAREYGIPCIVSCANATSLLRSGDIVILNAEEGFVEKVGESGSTDSV from the exons TTCATatacaaaggaaaagaaatgaatttCTGTGGTGGAAAGAAAGAATTGGACCTTTCACTACAGGGAAGT ATCATAAAAGAAATAACCATGGAGGAAGTTACTTCAATTTTTGGGAAGACACCCTGGTGGGAAAAAATTAAGAATACGATAATGCATTTAAAG TTTATCCAATGTCAACGTAGCAGTGAAGTGTCATTCATAAAGAAGCTGGAAACATACCAGATCTCACCTGCAAGCACAGCCAAAGGATTTTACATAAACATAGATCGGGAACTCCCAGAATTCTATA AGGCTTGGGTCACCTCACTAATATTGACCACTGAATCTGCAACATGGAGTCATATTGTCATGAACATTTTCAAACAAGGAAAATTTA CACTCACACCTAAAATGTCATCTGATATTGCTGCGCTATTCAGCAGTTGCCCAAATATTTTGTCCGCTGATATCCCAAACTTTCTGGAG GCCATCAGCAAACAGATCAAAGTCCAAGGTGAGGCTGAAGAATTTCTGAAGATGGATGCTCAG ACAGCTGCAAGCTGGCTTTTGTCTCAGCAAAGTGGAGAAAGTGGCAAGAAGTTTCAAAGCTTCCTGCAAAAGCACGGCTATCGATGTCTCAGAGAA GCTGAACTGTATGTGAAGTGCTGGGAAGCGGAACCAACCAAGCTTATTCCAGTCATCAAGGCAACTTTAAGGAACAATAACCCTGACACCAAAAAGGCGGACAAGATTTCAGAGGAAGCCATTGCTTCCATAAAGTCATCACTTTCAAAGTTCCAAAG GTTTATCCTGCACTTTGCTTTACCAAGTGCCAGAAAAGGGATCATTCACAGAGAATTTGGAAAAGCTGGAGCAATTAAGATGACTGACATTTTTAGAAGAGCCTATTGGAAACTGGCTACTCTCATGGTGCAGGAG GGATTTCTGCCTGATGAGGACTTGATTTTCTTCCTAACCCACATGGAAATTGGAAAATTGCTTCTACACAGATCACCTGCCTTGATCTCCAG AGCTCAGCGTCGAAGAAGACTACTGGAAAagcaaatgcttttaaaatttaaGGAATTAAACAATGGCAAACCTGTTCCAATTGACAACAGTAGTAAAGCTACTGAGAACACGACAACAGGTCTCAAACTAACAG GTATGATAGTGAGTCAAGGAATTGTGAAGGGAACAGCGCGTGTTGTGGAAACTAGTCTGGAGCTGGACTGCATTCAACAGGGAGATATTTTAATTACAACATACACAGATATAGGCTGGAGTCCCTACTTCCCCTTGATAGAAGGACTGATCACTGAGATGGGAGGAATGATATCACATG GTGCTGTAGTAGCACGAGAATATGGAATACCATGCATCGTGAGCTGTGCAAATGCAACAAGCCTGTTGAGATCAG gTGACATTGTGATTCTCAATGCAGAAGAAGGATTTGTGGAGAAAGTTGGAGAGTCTGGAAGTACTGATAGTGTCTAG
- the LOC127577340 gene encoding putative phosphoenolpyruvate synthase isoform X2, producing MDHFGSIDQLFPFAPTLHMNFCGHLFFNLLFIYKGKEMNFCGGKKELDLSLQGSIIKEITMEEVTSIFGKTPWWEKIKNTIMHLKFIQCQRSSEVSFIKKLETYQISPASTAKGFYINIDRELPEFYKAWVTSLILTTESATWSHIVMNIFKQGKFTLTPKMSSDIAALFSSCPNILSADIPNFLEAISKQIKVQGEAEEFLKMDAQTAASWLLSQQSGESGKKFQSFLQKHGYRCLREAELYVKCWEAEPTKLIPVIKATLRNNNPDTKKADKISEEAIASIKSSLSKFQRFILHFALPSARKGIIHREFGKAGAIKMTDIFRRAYWKLATLMVQEGFLPDEDLIFFLTHMEIGKLLLHRSPALISRAQRRRRLLEKQMLLKFKELNNGKPVPIDNSSKATENTTTGLKLTGAVVAREYGIPCIVSCANATSLLRSGDIVILNAEEGFVEKVGESGSTDSV from the exons TTCATatacaaaggaaaagaaatgaatttCTGTGGTGGAAAGAAAGAATTGGACCTTTCACTACAGGGAAGT ATCATAAAAGAAATAACCATGGAGGAAGTTACTTCAATTTTTGGGAAGACACCCTGGTGGGAAAAAATTAAGAATACGATAATGCATTTAAAG TTTATCCAATGTCAACGTAGCAGTGAAGTGTCATTCATAAAGAAGCTGGAAACATACCAGATCTCACCTGCAAGCACAGCCAAAGGATTTTACATAAACATAGATCGGGAACTCCCAGAATTCTATA AGGCTTGGGTCACCTCACTAATATTGACCACTGAATCTGCAACATGGAGTCATATTGTCATGAACATTTTCAAACAAGGAAAATTTA CACTCACACCTAAAATGTCATCTGATATTGCTGCGCTATTCAGCAGTTGCCCAAATATTTTGTCCGCTGATATCCCAAACTTTCTGGAG GCCATCAGCAAACAGATCAAAGTCCAAGGTGAGGCTGAAGAATTTCTGAAGATGGATGCTCAG ACAGCTGCAAGCTGGCTTTTGTCTCAGCAAAGTGGAGAAAGTGGCAAGAAGTTTCAAAGCTTCCTGCAAAAGCACGGCTATCGATGTCTCAGAGAA GCTGAACTGTATGTGAAGTGCTGGGAAGCGGAACCAACCAAGCTTATTCCAGTCATCAAGGCAACTTTAAGGAACAATAACCCTGACACCAAAAAGGCGGACAAGATTTCAGAGGAAGCCATTGCTTCCATAAAGTCATCACTTTCAAAGTTCCAAAG GTTTATCCTGCACTTTGCTTTACCAAGTGCCAGAAAAGGGATCATTCACAGAGAATTTGGAAAAGCTGGAGCAATTAAGATGACTGACATTTTTAGAAGAGCCTATTGGAAACTGGCTACTCTCATGGTGCAGGAG GGATTTCTGCCTGATGAGGACTTGATTTTCTTCCTAACCCACATGGAAATTGGAAAATTGCTTCTACACAGATCACCTGCCTTGATCTCCAG AGCTCAGCGTCGAAGAAGACTACTGGAAAagcaaatgcttttaaaatttaaGGAATTAAACAATGGCAAACCTGTTCCAATTGACAACAGTAGTAAAGCTACTGAGAACACGACAACAGGTCTCAAACTAACAG GTGCTGTAGTAGCACGAGAATATGGAATACCATGCATCGTGAGCTGTGCAAATGCAACAAGCCTGTTGAGATCAG gTGACATTGTGATTCTCAATGCAGAAGAAGGATTTGTGGAGAAAGTTGGAGAGTCTGGAAGTACTGATAGTGTCTAG